In the genome of Hymenobacter cellulosivorans, one region contains:
- a CDS encoding branched-chain amino acid transaminase: MYFNSNTVAFLDGEFVPASEATCGAYAQSLHYGYAVFEGIRAYNTPQGCQIFKAREHYERFHYSCQAIGLPLNYSVEELTQISYQLLEKNGLTDAYIRPLAYAATPNMSLKHATTGNLLMAVWEWGKYLGDQSLRLTISPYERPNPKAVPIEAKVSGHYVNSIIASSEAKSRGYDEALLLDMNGYVAEGPGANFFFEKNGELYTAPAGSILRGITRNTIIDLAREAGITVHEQFFTPAALQEAEGAFMTGTAAEVIGVSSVDEVVFAKPYAETIGAQLASRYQALVTGQEVGAEKLELRS, translated from the coding sequence ATGTATTTCAACAGTAACACCGTCGCCTTCCTGGATGGTGAATTCGTGCCGGCCTCGGAGGCCACTTGCGGCGCTTATGCGCAGTCTTTGCACTACGGATACGCCGTTTTCGAAGGCATTCGGGCCTACAACACGCCCCAAGGCTGCCAGATCTTCAAGGCCCGGGAGCATTACGAGCGGTTTCACTACTCCTGCCAGGCTATCGGGCTGCCGCTGAACTACTCAGTGGAGGAACTGACCCAGATCAGCTACCAGTTGCTGGAAAAAAACGGGCTGACCGACGCCTACATCCGGCCGCTGGCCTACGCCGCCACACCCAATATGAGCCTCAAGCACGCCACGACCGGCAACCTGCTGATGGCCGTCTGGGAGTGGGGCAAGTACCTCGGCGACCAAAGCCTGCGCCTTACCATTTCGCCCTACGAGCGGCCCAACCCCAAGGCCGTGCCGATTGAGGCCAAGGTCTCAGGCCACTACGTTAACTCCATCATTGCCAGCTCCGAAGCCAAGAGCCGGGGCTACGACGAAGCCCTACTGCTGGACATGAACGGCTACGTGGCCGAAGGGCCCGGCGCCAACTTCTTTTTCGAGAAAAACGGGGAACTGTACACGGCTCCGGCCGGCAGCATCCTGCGCGGCATCACCCGCAATACCATCATCGACCTGGCCCGTGAAGCCGGTATTACCGTGCACGAGCAGTTCTTCACGCCGGCCGCACTGCAAGAGGCCGAAGGCGCCTTTATGACGGGCACCGCAGCCGAGGTTATCGGCGTCTCGTCGGTTGATGAGGTAGTATTTGCCAAGCCGTACGCCGAAACCATTGGGGCCCAGCTGGCTAGCCGCTACCAGGCTCTGGTAACCGGGCAGGAGGTTGGAGCTGAGAAGTTAGAGCTTAGATCTTAG
- a CDS encoding LytR/AlgR family response regulator transcription factor translates to MPTSPARLRCLVVDDNEINRLTLEHFVEMTDALDLVASLPDAVQALNMLRSGTPIDLLFLDIEMPHLSGLDLVRALSEPQPQVILVTTHADFAVAAFELAVADYLVKPVDYARFSKAVDRVLALRAAASPTLPAATTVTEGSELFVKVNNKLVKLDFNDVLYIEAMSTYSVFVTPKHKHIVYITLKALEERLPFSHFVRVHRSFIVNTKRIEAVEDNQLLLGEHEIPVGKSYQEEFFRKLRSL, encoded by the coding sequence ATGCCTACTTCCCCTGCTCGTCTGCGCTGCCTGGTTGTCGACGATAACGAAATCAACCGTCTCACGCTCGAGCATTTCGTGGAAATGACGGATGCCCTGGACCTGGTAGCTTCCCTGCCCGACGCCGTGCAGGCTCTGAATATGCTGCGCAGCGGCACGCCCATCGACCTGCTGTTTCTGGACATTGAAATGCCTCACCTCAGTGGACTGGATTTGGTGCGGGCCCTGTCCGAGCCGCAGCCCCAGGTAATTCTGGTCACTACCCACGCCGATTTTGCCGTGGCCGCCTTCGAGCTGGCCGTGGCCGACTACCTGGTGAAGCCTGTCGACTACGCCCGCTTCAGTAAAGCCGTGGATCGGGTTCTGGCTTTGCGCGCGGCTGCCTCGCCTACTCTGCCCGCAGCTACCACCGTCACCGAAGGCTCCGAACTGTTTGTCAAGGTCAACAACAAGCTCGTGAAGCTCGATTTCAATGATGTACTATACATCGAGGCCATGTCGACCTATTCGGTGTTCGTGACGCCCAAGCACAAGCACATTGTGTACATCACACTCAAAGCCCTGGAAGAACGGTTGCCGTTCAGCCATTTTGTGCGGGTACACCGCTCTTTCATCGTAAATACCAAGCGTATTGAGGCCGTGGAAGACAACCAGCTGCTGCTTGGGGAGCACGAAATTCCGGTGGGCAAATCTTACCAGGAAGAGTTTTTCCGCAAGCTGCGCAGCCTCTAG
- a CDS encoding ATP-binding protein has protein sequence MSELPSSAATPSLADFAQAQARIEQLEQALQLAHQAKKVADERMAYYANYLTEGVVLLNAEGKVLLLNKPFCEFFGVSDSAGQWLQRPVAELSAAIGLCCDQSQQLVREFEAVVQSGQPSYGKQVHLTNGRILDRDVVPLQALEVGSTNVLLRYRDITSQHQAAAELQAMSRIPEQNPNPVLRFRKNGELLFANAALRGLRDSLDADSLALVWQSLLDAATQALATNAPQTLEIAFGPRLFRVKVMPFAAEEYTNLYLQEITEQREVELQMANQRQFYETILDELPVEVVMLDAEQRYLYANPYAVPNAEARTWLLGHTITEFCQRYQYPLTLAEQRVRMFEEAQQDEQLVIWDDITPHPDGVRCHQRHYKAIAGPDGALQFMLGYGLDITDRVKAQQQLLDEQKFTQQVLDTIPSLIYVRDAAGNLVFRNHAMRQLQEFRPYRAKAAQDANSIVAREEREYTAADAHVLATGEEIKKEDPYTLPSGEVLWFQTIKRPLRRPDGAMEVLGVSTDITDLKAATEAAEAAAKARENFLANMSHEIRTPLNGVLGMAGQLAKTNLNERQQELLKVIRSSGQHLLGILNDVLDMAKITSGKLEFEQTAFNLCDSMGQAVEPLALLATEKGLEFKGTPLRESCPNSWVVGDPFRLNQILINLVSNAVKFTERGTISVGGYYVGETETHLTTEFRVTDTGIGIAPDKIDRIFEGFTQAYADTTRRFGGTGLGLSISRVLVEKLGGLLKVESEVGRGSTFSFTLTLPKAEAPRAKKEDVVDNGSLAGRRILLAEDNEINRDVARLMLEEWQVQVDEAPDGLVAVEMHAANAYDVILMDIQMPNMNGLEATARIRQHPNAVRAQVPILALTANAFRADNELYLAAGMNDCLAKPFEEDALYQKLVDLVASAAQTARSYDLTSLRELARGKQTFVDKIIRSFLRNIPETVQELRLAAGDSNWTRVAELVHHIKPNLVQLGVEGVDEAVKQLEQARHPGSSETRLAAIAHLTTRLDRVVQELPSELSSEEA, from the coding sequence ATGTCTGAATTGCCCTCTTCCGCTGCTACTCCTTCCCTTGCTGATTTCGCCCAGGCTCAGGCCCGAATTGAGCAGTTGGAGCAGGCCTTGCAGCTAGCCCATCAAGCTAAAAAAGTAGCCGATGAGCGTATGGCGTACTATGCCAATTACCTCACCGAAGGCGTAGTGCTGTTGAATGCGGAAGGAAAAGTGTTGTTGCTGAACAAGCCTTTCTGCGAGTTTTTCGGCGTTTCGGACTCGGCCGGGCAGTGGCTGCAGCGCCCGGTGGCTGAGCTCAGCGCTGCCATTGGCTTGTGCTGTGACCAGTCCCAGCAGCTGGTCCGCGAGTTTGAGGCTGTGGTGCAGAGCGGGCAACCTTCGTACGGCAAGCAGGTACACCTGACCAACGGCCGGATTCTGGACCGCGACGTAGTGCCACTGCAGGCCCTGGAAGTAGGCTCGACCAACGTGCTGCTGCGTTACCGCGACATCACCAGCCAGCACCAGGCCGCCGCCGAGCTGCAGGCCATGTCGCGCATTCCGGAACAAAACCCCAACCCGGTGCTGCGCTTCCGCAAAAATGGAGAATTGCTGTTCGCCAACGCGGCCCTGCGTGGGCTGCGCGACAGTCTCGATGCCGACTCCCTGGCCCTCGTCTGGCAATCCTTGCTGGACGCGGCAACTCAGGCCCTGGCTACCAATGCGCCCCAAACCCTGGAAATAGCCTTCGGCCCGCGCCTGTTCCGGGTTAAAGTTATGCCCTTTGCGGCCGAAGAGTACACCAACCTGTACCTGCAGGAAATCACGGAGCAGCGCGAAGTGGAGCTGCAAATGGCCAACCAGCGCCAGTTCTACGAAACGATTCTGGATGAGCTGCCGGTGGAAGTCGTGATGCTCGACGCTGAGCAGCGCTACCTCTACGCCAACCCCTACGCCGTGCCCAACGCGGAAGCGCGCACCTGGCTGCTGGGTCATACCATCACTGAGTTTTGCCAGCGTTACCAGTATCCGCTAACCCTGGCCGAGCAGCGCGTCCGGATGTTTGAAGAGGCCCAGCAGGATGAGCAACTGGTAATCTGGGACGATATTACGCCTCACCCCGACGGCGTACGCTGCCACCAGCGCCACTACAAAGCCATTGCGGGCCCCGATGGTGCCCTGCAGTTCATGCTCGGCTACGGCCTCGACATCACCGACCGGGTAAAAGCCCAGCAGCAGCTGCTCGACGAGCAGAAGTTTACCCAGCAGGTGCTTGACACCATTCCCAGCCTGATCTACGTGCGCGACGCGGCCGGCAACCTTGTGTTTCGCAACCACGCTATGCGCCAGCTCCAGGAGTTCCGGCCCTACCGCGCCAAAGCCGCCCAGGACGCCAACAGTATTGTGGCCCGGGAAGAGCGCGAGTACACCGCCGCCGATGCCCACGTGCTGGCCACCGGCGAGGAAATCAAGAAGGAAGATCCTTACACGCTGCCTTCCGGGGAGGTGCTGTGGTTCCAGACCATCAAGCGGCCCCTGCGCCGCCCCGATGGCGCCATGGAAGTGCTGGGCGTCAGCACCGACATTACCGACCTGAAAGCCGCCACCGAAGCGGCTGAAGCGGCCGCTAAAGCCCGGGAAAACTTCCTGGCCAACATGAGCCACGAGATTCGCACCCCGCTCAACGGAGTGCTGGGCATGGCCGGGCAGCTGGCCAAAACCAACCTCAACGAGCGGCAGCAGGAACTACTGAAGGTGATTCGCTCCTCGGGCCAGCACCTGCTGGGCATTCTCAACGACGTGCTCGACATGGCCAAGATTACCTCGGGCAAGCTGGAGTTTGAGCAAACTGCCTTCAACCTCTGCGACTCGATGGGGCAGGCCGTGGAGCCTCTGGCGCTGCTGGCCACCGAGAAAGGCCTAGAGTTCAAAGGTACCCCACTGCGCGAAAGCTGCCCCAACTCCTGGGTTGTGGGTGACCCCTTCCGCCTCAATCAGATCCTGATAAACCTCGTGTCCAACGCCGTGAAGTTTACCGAGCGGGGCACTATCTCGGTGGGCGGCTACTACGTGGGCGAAACCGAAACCCACCTGACCACCGAGTTCCGCGTCACGGATACTGGTATCGGTATTGCCCCCGACAAGATTGACCGTATTTTCGAAGGCTTCACCCAGGCCTACGCCGACACCACCCGCCGGTTTGGCGGTACGGGGCTGGGCCTGAGCATCAGCCGGGTGCTAGTCGAGAAGCTGGGCGGCCTGCTTAAGGTGGAAAGTGAAGTTGGGCGTGGTAGTACCTTCTCCTTTACCCTCACCCTGCCCAAGGCCGAAGCGCCCCGGGCCAAAAAGGAAGACGTAGTGGACAACGGTTCCCTGGCCGGCCGCCGCATTCTGCTGGCCGAAGACAATGAAATCAACCGCGACGTGGCCCGCCTCATGCTGGAAGAATGGCAGGTGCAGGTTGATGAGGCTCCCGACGGCCTGGTAGCCGTAGAAATGCATGCCGCCAACGCCTACGACGTGATTCTGATGGACATTCAGATGCCGAACATGAACGGCCTGGAAGCCACGGCCCGCATCCGCCAGCACCCCAATGCCGTTCGGGCCCAGGTACCCATCCTGGCCCTGACGGCCAATGCCTTCCGGGCCGACAACGAACTGTACCTGGCCGCGGGCATGAACGACTGCCTGGCCAAGCCCTTCGAAGAAGATGCCCTCTACCAGAAGCTGGTCGACCTAGTAGCCTCGGCGGCCCAAACTGCCCGCAGCTACGACCTGACCAGCCTGCGCGAGCTGGCCCGCGGTAAGCAGACCTTTGTCGACAAAATCATTCGTTCCTTCCTGCGCAACATTCCCGAAACCGTGCAGGAGCTGCGTTTGGCGGCCGGCGACAGTAACTGGACCCGGGTAGCCGAGCTGGTGCATCACATCAAGCCCAACTTGGTGCAACTGGGCGTGGAAGGCGTGGATGAAGCCGTAAAACAGCTGGAGCAGGCCCGCCACCCCGGCAGCTCGGAAACTCGTCTGGCCGCCATTGCTCACCTTACTACCCGCCTCGACCGGGTGGTACAGGAGCTGCCCTCCGAGCTTAGCTCCGAAGAGGCCTAA
- a CDS encoding urease accessory protein — protein MEALVPIMFASVAGLGHAFEPDHLLAVGNMVSRRETTAEALRDGIYWGLGHTTMLVLVGSVILLSRVTFLTSGYFEAAVGVLLIAMGVSRLIGWNKPVNVRPARYQHRLAYTVGLLHGLAGSGALVLLVMSEIRRPLPGILYMLVFGLGSILGMFVVAGLCSIPFTRRMRINRVLKFGSILLSSVLCVGYGAWMVFQNVGW, from the coding sequence ATGGAAGCTTTAGTGCCGATTATGTTTGCGTCGGTGGCCGGTTTGGGCCATGCCTTCGAGCCGGATCATCTGCTGGCCGTGGGCAACATGGTGTCGCGGCGGGAAACAACGGCTGAGGCCCTGCGCGACGGTATCTACTGGGGCCTGGGCCACACCACGATGCTGGTGCTGGTAGGCTCCGTTATTCTGCTGAGCCGGGTGACGTTTCTGACCTCGGGCTACTTTGAAGCGGCCGTGGGCGTGCTGCTCATCGCCATGGGCGTAAGCCGACTAATAGGCTGGAACAAGCCGGTAAACGTACGCCCGGCCCGCTACCAGCACCGCCTAGCCTACACCGTGGGGCTGCTGCACGGCCTGGCCGGTAGCGGGGCGCTGGTGCTACTGGTGATGAGCGAAATCCGCCGGCCCCTGCCGGGTATTCTGTATATGCTGGTGTTCGGGCTGGGCTCGATTCTGGGCATGTTCGTAGTAGCCGGCCTGTGCAGTATTCCCTTTACCCGGCGCATGCGCATCAACCGGGTGCTGAAGTTCGGCAGCATCCTGCTCTCGTCGGTGCTGTGCGTGGGCTACGGGGCTTGGATGGTCTTTCAGAATGTAGGTTGGTGA
- a CDS encoding urease subunit beta, whose product MHLTPKDLDKLVLHQAGFVAQKRYARGLLLNYPEALALLATQLLEFIRDGEAVTTLMNKGKLLLGLQDVMPGVAEMIQEVQVEGTFPDGTKLVTVHHPICRETGDPALALYGSGLTRTAAVTQPDNLINDTPGEYQLTEGELILNENRETVEIDVVNLGDRPVQVGSHYPFFETNAALQFDRAAAYGFRLNIPAGTAVRFEPGERKRVTLVALGGERIVYGGNGWIDGRLDEDGKRSAAIEKTAGFRP is encoded by the coding sequence ATGCACCTGACTCCCAAAGACCTCGACAAACTGGTGCTGCACCAAGCCGGCTTTGTGGCCCAGAAGCGCTACGCCCGCGGCCTGCTGCTAAATTATCCCGAAGCCCTGGCCCTACTAGCCACGCAGCTGCTGGAGTTTATTCGCGACGGGGAGGCTGTCACTACGCTAATGAACAAGGGCAAGCTGCTACTCGGCTTGCAGGACGTGATGCCCGGCGTGGCCGAAATGATTCAGGAGGTGCAGGTAGAAGGCACCTTTCCCGATGGCACCAAGCTGGTGACGGTGCACCACCCCATCTGCCGCGAAACCGGCGACCCGGCCCTGGCCCTCTACGGCTCGGGCCTGACCCGCACGGCCGCCGTAACCCAGCCCGACAACCTGATCAACGACACGCCCGGCGAGTACCAGCTAACTGAAGGTGAGCTGATCCTGAACGAAAACCGCGAGACGGTGGAAATCGACGTTGTGAACCTGGGCGACCGGCCGGTGCAGGTGGGCTCCCACTACCCCTTCTTCGAAACCAACGCGGCCCTACAGTTCGACCGGGCCGCCGCCTACGGCTTCCGGCTCAACATTCCGGCCGGCACGGCGGTGCGCTTCGAGCCCGGGGAGCGGAAGCGCGTAACGCTAGTAGCCCTGGGCGGCGAGAGAATCGTGTATGGCGGCAATGGGTGGATTGATGGGCGGTTGGATGAGGATGGTAAGCGAAGTGCTGCTATAGAGAAGACGGCAGGGTTTCGGCCCTAA
- the ureC gene encoding urease subunit alpha, with protein MSLPISRRAYADMYGPTTGDKVRLGDTDLLIQVERDYTVYGEECKFGGGKVLRDGMGQAAGISQDEALDLVITNALVLDYTGIYKADIGIKNGRISGIGKAGNPHIMPGVTPGMTVGVTTEVIAGEGQILTAGGIDCHIHFISPQQIPEALASGLTTMIGGGTGPAAGTTATTCTPGAFYLETMLKATEAYPLNFGFLGKGNTSKPEGLREQVEAGALGFKLHEDWGTTPAAIDQCLTIAEEYDVQVCIHTDTLNESGFVETSTAAFKGRTIHSYHTEGAGGGHAPDIIKICGEPNVIPSSTNPTRPFTVNTIDEHLDMLMVCHHLDKNIPEDVAFAESRIRQETIAAEDILHDMGALSIISSDSQAMGRVGEVITRTWQTAHKMKQQRGLLPEDAAGTADNFRARRYVAKYTINPARAHGIAHEVGSVEQGKLADLVLWKPQFFGARAEMILKGGIIVQSQMGDANASIPTPQPSFSRPMFGSLGTAIGKASMVFVSQASVEKVQSTYGLQKQVVAVKNCRSIGKKDMALNDYLPNIEVDPETYRVTVDGVHLTCEPATKLPLAQLYSLF; from the coding sequence ATGTCATTACCCATCTCCCGCCGCGCCTACGCCGATATGTACGGCCCCACCACCGGCGACAAAGTCCGCCTGGGCGATACTGACCTGCTAATCCAGGTCGAACGAGACTACACCGTGTACGGGGAGGAATGCAAGTTCGGGGGCGGCAAGGTCTTGCGCGACGGGATGGGTCAGGCCGCCGGCATCAGCCAGGACGAGGCCCTGGATTTGGTCATTACCAACGCCCTGGTGCTCGACTACACCGGCATCTACAAGGCTGACATCGGCATCAAGAACGGGCGAATCAGCGGCATCGGCAAGGCCGGCAACCCCCACATTATGCCCGGCGTGACGCCCGGCATGACCGTGGGCGTGACCACCGAAGTCATTGCCGGAGAAGGCCAGATTCTCACCGCCGGCGGCATCGACTGCCACATTCACTTCATCAGCCCCCAGCAGATTCCTGAAGCCCTGGCCTCGGGCCTGACCACGATGATAGGCGGCGGCACGGGTCCGGCGGCTGGCACCACGGCCACCACCTGCACGCCCGGCGCCTTTTACCTGGAAACAATGCTCAAGGCCACCGAGGCCTACCCGCTCAACTTCGGCTTTCTGGGCAAGGGCAACACGTCCAAGCCCGAGGGGTTGCGGGAACAAGTCGAGGCCGGGGCGTTGGGCTTTAAGCTGCACGAAGACTGGGGCACCACGCCCGCGGCCATCGACCAGTGCCTGACCATCGCCGAGGAATACGACGTGCAGGTCTGCATTCATACCGACACGCTCAACGAAAGCGGCTTCGTGGAAACCTCCACGGCGGCGTTTAAGGGCCGCACCATTCACTCCTACCACACTGAAGGCGCCGGCGGCGGCCACGCTCCCGACATCATCAAAATCTGCGGAGAGCCCAACGTTATTCCCTCCTCCACCAACCCCACGCGGCCCTTCACGGTCAATACCATCGACGAGCACCTGGACATGCTCATGGTGTGCCACCACCTCGATAAGAACATTCCCGAGGACGTGGCCTTCGCCGAAAGCCGCATCCGGCAGGAAACCATTGCTGCCGAGGACATCCTGCACGATATGGGCGCACTGAGCATTATTTCTTCCGACTCCCAGGCCATGGGTCGGGTCGGCGAAGTCATTACCCGCACCTGGCAAACGGCCCACAAGATGAAGCAGCAGCGCGGCCTGCTGCCCGAAGACGCGGCTGGTACTGCCGACAACTTCCGGGCCCGGCGCTACGTGGCCAAGTACACCATCAATCCCGCCCGGGCCCACGGCATTGCCCACGAAGTTGGTTCCGTAGAACAGGGCAAGCTGGCTGATTTGGTGCTCTGGAAGCCGCAGTTTTTTGGGGCCCGGGCCGAAATGATTCTCAAGGGCGGCATCATCGTGCAAAGCCAGATGGGCGACGCCAACGCCTCCATTCCCACGCCCCAGCCCTCGTTTTCCCGGCCCATGTTTGGCTCCCTGGGCACGGCCATCGGCAAGGCGTCGATGGTGTTTGTGTCCCAGGCGTCGGTAGAAAAAGTGCAAAGCACCTACGGCCTGCAAAAGCAAGTGGTGGCGGTGAAAAACTGCCGCAGCATTGGCAAGAAGGACATGGCCCTGAATGACTACCTGCCCAACATCGAAGTGGACCCTGAAACCTACCGCGTAACGGTGGACGGGGTGCACCTGACCTGCGAGCCAGCCACGAAATTGCCCCTGGCGCAGCTCTACAGCCTGTTTTAG
- a CDS encoding urease accessory protein UreF produces MQFARLLHLVDSSIPTGSFAYSYGLESSITFGLIQSQGGMRNFLYSHLQQIGSLELPFMQACFQLGLGPELQPVAQEYEALMLVPALHKASVVQGRNWLKLLISFYPDADLPEIQAWFAEQQVPLHFTLVFALGLQQVGFALEQVQTMFLHMLLRDQLSAAIRLGFLGPLEGHQLQHDFYAVFEHILAAQAGKTYTQATRSAFVLDAAQVLHDDIYSKLFQN; encoded by the coding sequence ATGCAATTTGCCCGCCTGCTTCACCTGGTCGACTCGTCCATTCCGACGGGGTCCTTTGCGTATTCCTACGGGCTCGAAAGTAGCATTACGTTCGGGCTGATTCAGTCTCAGGGTGGGATGCGCAACTTTCTCTACTCCCATTTGCAGCAGATTGGCAGCCTGGAATTACCGTTTATGCAGGCCTGCTTTCAGTTAGGCTTGGGTCCCGAATTGCAGCCCGTAGCCCAGGAATATGAGGCCCTGATGCTGGTGCCGGCCCTGCACAAGGCCAGCGTGGTGCAGGGCCGCAACTGGCTTAAGCTGCTCATCTCCTTTTATCCCGACGCCGACCTGCCGGAAATCCAGGCGTGGTTTGCTGAGCAGCAAGTCCCGTTGCACTTCACGCTGGTATTTGCCCTGGGTTTGCAGCAAGTGGGTTTTGCCCTGGAGCAGGTCCAGACCATGTTTCTGCACATGCTCCTGCGCGACCAGCTCAGCGCCGCCATTCGTCTGGGCTTCCTCGGCCCGCTGGAAGGCCACCAGCTTCAGCACGATTTCTACGCCGTCTTCGAGCATATCCTGGCCGCTCAAGCCGGCAAAACTTACACCCAGGCTACCCGCTCCGCCTTCGTCCTCGACGCCGCCCAGGTTCTGCACGACGATATTTACTCCAAGCTGTTTCAAAATTAG
- the ureG gene encoding urease accessory protein UreG, with product MAFVDKLALLLHGHTHEAYESPGDFAQRETRRLPSYRNFRQRAFTVGIGGPVGTGKTALLKALCERMRHEQELGVVTNDIFTREDADFLIRHSALSEDRIVGVETGGCPHAAIREDISLNMDALEGLMTRFENKLDFLFVESGGDNLAAHFSRELVDYSIYVIDVSGGDKIPRKGGPGITQSDLLVINKIDLKDLVRADLGVMERDSLKMRGEGPFLFARAIDGHGLDEIINHIKEAKVRALASVREDRR from the coding sequence ATGGCCTTTGTCGATAAGCTAGCCCTGCTGCTGCACGGGCACACCCACGAAGCCTACGAGTCGCCGGGCGACTTCGCGCAGCGCGAAACCCGCCGCCTGCCTTCCTACCGCAACTTTAGGCAGCGGGCCTTCACCGTGGGCATTGGCGGGCCGGTGGGCACCGGCAAAACGGCCCTGCTTAAAGCGCTGTGCGAACGAATGCGCCACGAGCAGGAACTGGGCGTCGTCACCAACGACATCTTTACCCGCGAAGACGCCGATTTTCTTATCCGCCACAGTGCCCTGAGCGAAGACCGGATTGTGGGCGTCGAAACCGGGGGCTGCCCCCACGCGGCCATCCGGGAGGATATTTCCCTGAACATGGACGCCCTCGAAGGCCTTATGACCCGCTTCGAGAATAAGCTGGACTTCCTGTTTGTGGAAAGCGGCGGCGACAACCTGGCCGCCCACTTCAGCCGGGAACTGGTCGACTACTCGATTTACGTCATCGACGTGTCGGGCGGCGACAAAATTCCGCGCAAGGGCGGCCCCGGCATCACCCAGTCGGATTTACTGGTCATCAACAAAATCGACCTGAAAGACCTAGTGCGCGCCGACCTGGGCGTGATGGAGCGCGACTCGCTGAAAATGCGCGGCGAGGGTCCCTTTCTCTTTGCCCGCGCCATCGACGGGCACGGCCTGGACGAGATTATCAACCACATCAAGGAAGCCAAAGTCCGGGCCCTGGCCTCGGTGCGCGAAGACCGGCGGTAA
- a CDS encoding urease accessory protein UreD, whose amino-acid sequence MNWSTVEVAQVRGQSRLITCHNLQPLKLLNPKSPTPACHVVLSSYGGGMVAGDAIRLRIGVEAGARLFVSTQANTKIFKSTNGAVAEQHVAGTVAAEALAVVFPDPVVLQAESRYRQVQHWQLHPTATLLLIDWFHSGRMDQGEQFAFTSLHSELRVSRGSRLVLLDRLTFEPEHHIAASPANFAGYQTFFSLYLVGHPESTLFQRLVARLEQQKMPGSTGPHFRISSQNYLVAVSRAKDDVYILRAAAHSRAALQPLCKQLLQELASAEMLGYNPLLRKY is encoded by the coding sequence ATGAACTGGAGCACCGTGGAGGTAGCGCAGGTGCGGGGCCAGAGCCGGCTTATCACCTGCCACAACCTGCAACCCCTGAAGCTACTGAACCCGAAGTCGCCGACGCCGGCCTGCCACGTGGTGCTCAGCAGCTACGGCGGAGGCATGGTCGCCGGCGACGCTATCCGGCTGCGCATCGGGGTGGAAGCCGGGGCCCGGCTCTTCGTCAGCACCCAGGCCAATACCAAGATATTCAAATCCACGAATGGGGCGGTGGCCGAGCAGCACGTGGCCGGCACTGTGGCCGCCGAAGCCCTGGCCGTCGTCTTTCCCGACCCGGTGGTGCTACAGGCCGAGAGCCGCTACCGGCAGGTACAGCACTGGCAGCTGCACCCCACGGCCACCCTGCTGCTCATCGACTGGTTTCACTCGGGCCGCATGGACCAGGGCGAGCAGTTTGCCTTTACCAGCCTGCACTCCGAGCTGCGGGTAAGCCGGGGCTCAAGGCTGGTGCTGCTCGACCGGCTCACCTTCGAGCCCGAGCACCACATTGCCGCCTCGCCCGCCAACTTCGCCGGCTACCAGACCTTTTTTTCGCTCTACCTGGTCGGCCACCCGGAAAGCACGCTTTTCCAGCGCCTCGTCGCGCGGCTGGAGCAGCAAAAGATGCCCGGCAGCACCGGCCCGCACTTCCGGATCAGTAGCCAAAACTATTTGGTGGCCGTGTCCAGGGCCAAGGACGACGTCTACATTCTGCGTGCCGCTGCCCACAGCCGCGCCGCCCTGCAGCCGCTCTGTAAGCAGCTATTGCAGGAGTTGGCTTCGGCCGAAATGCTGGGTTACAATCCGTTGCTGCGCAAATATTAG
- a CDS encoding FMN-binding negative transcriptional regulator: MYIPANFQLTDQAEAVAFMQRYSFATLVSVDQQRPVASHLPFSVRADDSGVRLTSHLARANPQWKSWAGQDVLVIFTEPHAYISPTLYEKRESVPTWDYIAVHAYGRVRLLDSEADTARALEQLIATYEPSYQAQWESLPETFKTSMMRGIVAFEVEVTALQGQQKLSQNKSAAERTAIAAHLANGPDSAARELAPYIQ, translated from the coding sequence ATGTATATCCCCGCAAACTTCCAGCTCACCGACCAGGCTGAAGCCGTAGCCTTTATGCAACGCTACAGCTTTGCCACCCTGGTCAGCGTCGACCAGCAGCGGCCCGTGGCTTCCCATCTGCCGTTCAGCGTCAGGGCCGATGACTCGGGTGTGCGCCTCACCTCCCACCTGGCCCGCGCCAATCCGCAGTGGAAATCCTGGGCCGGGCAAGACGTGCTGGTCATCTTCACCGAGCCGCACGCCTACATTTCGCCCACGCTCTACGAGAAGCGGGAAAGCGTGCCCACCTGGGATTATATTGCCGTGCACGCCTACGGACGGGTGCGTCTCCTCGACAGCGAAGCCGATACAGCCCGGGCTCTGGAGCAGCTTATTGCCACCTATGAGCCGAGCTACCAGGCGCAGTGGGAGAGCCTGCCCGAAACCTTTAAAACGAGCATGATGCGCGGTATCGTGGCTTTCGAAGTGGAGGTAACGGCGCTGCAAGGCCAGCAGAAGCTAAGTCAGAACAAATCTGCGGCCGAGCGAACCGCTATTGCCGCGCACTTAGCCAACGGGCCTGATTCGGCGGCGCGGGAGCTGGCGCCTTATATCCAGTAG